ATAAAGCGCTTAACCAAGTCCTTGTAACTAATTAGATTTTCGTAAGTGGGGTCTTCCATAAGGGCTCTGCCGGCTTCATCTACGCTAAGAAGCATCTCATTTAATTCCTTCGTGGTCAACTCGTCTGAGGTGGCTTTAAGCGCTTCCAAAAAAGGAGAATGAGCGGCCTCTACCTTTTCTCTGCGCCCACCTTTGGAAGAGCCAGCGGTAGTAGTCGCTCCTGTGCCTCCTGAGGTCTGCCGTGAAGTTCTACTTACTTTCATCCTTTACCTCCTCTGCTCCTTTGCAAGGCCTCCTCCACACATCGTCTGATCTGACGGTGAACTTCCTCTTTTTCCTCATCAGCCTTGATGATCTTGATCCGATCTGATTCAACTTGAGCTAATTCAAGGTAGCCTTGTCTAACTCGATGATGAAAAGAGATGGCCTCCCGTTCCATTCGATCTGGGGCTCTGCCTCCCAGCGCCCTTTCCAGGCCGGCTTGAGGATCTATGTCTAAGAGAAAGGTGAGGTCAGGTTTGATCCCATCCGTGGCCAGATAATTTACCTGGCGGATCCATTTTAAATCCAGATTTCGGCCATATCCCTGGTAGGCTACGGTAGCATCAGCGAAGCGATCACAGACTACTATTTTATCTGCTTCCAGGGCTGGCCGGATAATTTCATCCACATGTTGTCTCCGGGCAGCCGCATAAAGAAAGAGTTCGGTCACGATCGAAGGTCCGGGAGAAAACTTGAGAAGGATTTCTCTGATGGCCTCTCCCATCTTTGTTCCTCCCGGTTCCCGGGTAAGCAGACACTGATATCCCTTACCCTTCAGGCAGCTAACTAACATTTCCGTCTGGGTGCTCTTACCGCTCCCTTCCGGTCCCTCTAAGGTAATAAAGAATCCCACTATTTAGTCCCTCGTTCTTACATAAGTCAGATTTGTAAGCGTTCAGCCACTAAGGCACAAACTCGATGCTCGATGCTCGATCCTGGATACTGGATCCTTTGCCAGCATCGAGGATCGAGCATCGAGGATCGAGCATCGAGCATCCAGCATCCAGCATCATGTGCTGAACGGTTACTCAGATTTAATCTGTCTTCTGTCCGCTGATTTTTGTCATCCGACTTAGTGTTTGGGGGAGATAAGAAATCAGATCCGTGGCCGACAATCCAGGTATTGATTTCTCAACGATAGCCAGATCAGCGCTCAGGCCGTGGAGATAAACGCCTGCCCTGGCGGCATCAAGGGGGGGAAGCCCCTGGGCCAGCAGTCCACCAATCATACCCGTGAGGACATCGCCGGTCCCTCCGGAAGCTAAGCCGGGATTGCCGGTTGGATTCAGGTAGATATTACCTTCCGGAGAAGCGATTACCGTGGGCGCCCCTTTGAGCACCGCTACCACCTGATAGTTTTGAGCCAGGTAAGCCGCCGTCCCAGGCCGATCAGCGTTAATTTCAGCTATATCTTTGGTGATTATTCGACTGGCCTCACCCGGATGAGGGGTAATAATCACCTCAGCCCTGGAAGCCCGGAGGATATCTGGATCGGCTGAAATGGCATTTAAGCCGTCAGCATCAAGAACTATGGGGGCCTCGACCTCACGAATGATCTTTTCTACCAACCGGGTGGTCTCCGGATGTCGGCCGAGGCCAGGTCCAAGGATAATCGAAGAGGCTTTACTCAATAGATCCTCAAGTTGGGAATAAGCCCTCAAACTGAGGGTGCCTTTTTCTGTCTGAGCCAGTGGTCTGGTCATTACCTCGGTTAGCTTTATTTCACAGATAGGGTTAAGGCTTTCCGGCACCCCCAGGGTAATCAGCCCGGCGCCTATCTTTAAAGCTGCCTGAGAACTCAGACAGGCAGCGCCAGTCATCCCCACCGAGCCGGCTATCACCAGGACTCGACCACAATCCCCTTTATGCGCCCAGACCGCCCGTCGAGGCATAAGCGAAGCGATTTCTTCCTCTTCTAAGAGATGGAACTTTAGAGCGGCATCTTTGAGTAAGGGCGGGGGAAAGCCTATCTCGGCCAAATAGAGCTGCCCGACCTTAGTTGCCCCTGGATATAGAAACAATCCAATCTTGGGGAGGCCAAAGGTAACCGTGGCAGTAGCCTTAACACACGGCCCTTCGATCTGGCCGGTGTCAGCCGGAAGGCCGGAAGGCAAATCAAGGGAAAGCACTACTGATTGCGGATTGCGGATTGCGGATTGCGGATTACTGATTGCGGATTGCGAATGGCGGATTACTTGGGAAGCTTCATTTATTAAATTGATGGTCTCGCCCATAAGCCCCTTAACCGGTCCTTTTATACCCGTTCCTAACAAGGCATCAATAATAATATCAGCGGTTAATATCTCCTGGCGCACCTGATCCAGTTGATCCGGAGAAGTCGCCTCATAGAGCGGGATACCGCTTTTAAGCACCGCCTCCAGATTAACCTTGGCATCTCCGGTTACTTTGCTCTTTTCCGAGATTAAAACAACCCTGACATCTATCCCCCCATTGAAAAGATGTCTGGCCACGACCAAGCCGTCACCCCCATTATTCCCCCGACCGGCACAGACCACCACCTTTTTTTGAGCCAAATCGGATATGAAATCAACCAAAACCTGGACAGCCTTCAAACCGGCATTTTCCATCAGGATAAGCCCAGGGATACCAAAATCGGCGGTGGCCCGGCGATCAATCTCTTGCATTTGTGAAGCAGTAGTCAGCTTCATTCGCCCCTCCTCGTCCCCGTCTCAAATCTCTATCTCTATCTTACCTTGCCCCGATTTATTGAGAAGATACCTTCAAGACTCCTGGTGTCTTTAGCGCCTATTCTAACATCAATTTCTTGTCCTGTCAATATATTCTACCTTCGTATCTTCTTAATAAATCGGCCGAGTAACTATTCAGCCACAGATTTACACGGATGAAACACTGATTTTTTGTAACCGTTCAGCCACCAAGGCACAAACTCGATGCTCGATGCTCGATCCTGGATACTGGATCCTTTACCAGCATCGAAGATCGAGCATCGAGGATCGAGCATCGAGCATCCAGCATCATGTGCTGAACGGTTACTCTCGAATATGGTTGACAGACGCTAAGGAAATGTAGTAGAATGTCTAATATGCAGGCGCTTGTTTATGATGAAAAGAAGATAAGATTAATCAGAGATTATCCTGAACCAAAGGCTTCAGCCGGGGAGGCCTTAATCCGGCTCATTCTGGCCGGGATATGCCGCACTGATCTTGAGATCAGCCGGGGATATATGGATTTCAGAGGTGTTCTGGGGCATGAATTTGTCGGGGTAGTCGAAGAAAGCGAGGACAAGTCTTTAATTGGCAAGCGGGTGGTAGGAGAAATTAATGCCCGGTGCGGAAGATGCAGCTATTGCCAGAGAGGACTGGGCAATCATTGTCCTGAACGGACGGTGTTGGGTATTTTAAAACGAGACGGCTGTCTGGCGGATTATTTCCTGCTTCCGCCCAAGAACCTGCACTTAGTTCCGGACTCTGTCCCTGATGAGGCCGCTGTTTTTACCGAACCACTCGCGGCTGCCCTTCAGAGCCTGGAACAAGTGCATATTAAACCGACAGACTTATGTGTGGTTATTGGTGATGGAAAACTGGGACTTCTGGTGGCCCAGGTGGTTTCCCTCACCGGATGTGAATTGCTGGTGACAGGGCATCATCAAGATAATTTGGATATCCTAAATAGACTGGGCATTCAAACAAAGGTGGCGGCTGCCCAACCGTTAGAGAAGAAAGTGGATGTGGTGATCGAATGCAGCGGACGACCAGAAGGGTTAAGGCAGGCCCTTAATCTCCTTAAGCCGAGGGGTAAACTTATCCTCAAAAGCACCTTTGCGGCTCAGAATGGTTCACCTCCCTTTAACCCGGCCCAACTGGTCATTGATGAAATCACGCTTATTGGCTCTCGCTGCGGACCCTTCGGCGCGGCCTTACGGTTGCTTAACCGGGGATTAGTTGAGACATCATCACTTATCTCAGCCATTTATCCCTTAGATGAGGCCGAGGCAGCCTTTACCAAAGCCGGGGGAAAGGGAATACTGAAGGTGCTCTTGAGGCCATGATGCTCGAGCCTCGAGTATCGAGCATCGAGCATCGAGTATCGAGTATCGAGGAGGCCGCCCTATGATTGTAACCCTTGAAGGAAACTTAATCCATAAATCGCCTACTTATATTATCCTCGAGACAGGGGGGATCGGTTGCGGTCTCCATATCCCGCTCTCCACCTATCATAAACTCCCTCAGATATCCGAAAGAGTAAGGGTGTTCACTCACCTTTCCGTTAAGGAAGACACCCTTATTCTTTATGGTTTTTACAGTCAGGAAGAGCGTGACATGTTTTTTAAAATTTGTTCTGTCACCGGGGTAGGCCCTAAAGGTGGTTTGGCTATCCTGTCGGCCCTGTCAGTGGAAGAGATAAAAAAAGCTATCTCTGAGAAAGATATGGTCGCCTTAACGGCCATAAGTGGTATTGGCAAGCGGACCGCTGAGAGAATTATCTTTGAATTAAAGGATAAAATAGATTCCGCTCCTCTCCCGAGAAAAGAAAAAAGAGAACAGATAATCCAGGATGGAGAGGAAGCCTTAATCTCTTTAGGTTA
The bacterium genome window above contains:
- a CDS encoding YaaR family protein, encoding MKVSRTSRQTSGGTGATTTAGSSKGGRREKVEAAHSPFLEALKATSDELTTKELNEMLLSVDEAGRALMEDPTYENLISYKDLVKRFMKETLSRLYRVREKMSRRSFDEKIYVIVEEVDKRLTALTEQVLASQIDPLTLVAKLDEIRGMLVDLYS
- the tmk gene encoding dTMP kinase, which produces MGFFITLEGPEGSGKSTQTEMLVSCLKGKGYQCLLTREPGGTKMGEAIREILLKFSPGPSIVTELFLYAAARRQHVDEIIRPALEADKIVVCDRFADATVAYQGYGRNLDLKWIRQVNYLATDGIKPDLTFLLDIDPQAGLERALGGRAPDRMEREAISFHHRVRQGYLELAQVESDRIKIIKADEEKEEVHRQIRRCVEEALQRSRGGKG
- a CDS encoding NAD(P)H-hydrate dehydratase, with protein sequence MKLTTASQMQEIDRRATADFGIPGLILMENAGLKAVQVLVDFISDLAQKKVVVCAGRGNNGGDGLVVARHLFNGGIDVRVVLISEKSKVTGDAKVNLEAVLKSGIPLYEATSPDQLDQVRQEILTADIIIDALLGTGIKGPVKGLMGETINLINEASQVIRHSQSAISNPQSAIRNPQSVVLSLDLPSGLPADTGQIEGPCVKATATVTFGLPKIGLFLYPGATKVGQLYLAEIGFPPPLLKDAALKFHLLEEEEIASLMPRRAVWAHKGDCGRVLVIAGSVGMTGAACLSSQAALKIGAGLITLGVPESLNPICEIKLTEVMTRPLAQTEKGTLSLRAYSQLEDLLSKASSIILGPGLGRHPETTRLVEKIIREVEAPIVLDADGLNAISADPDILRASRAEVIITPHPGEASRIITKDIAEINADRPGTAAYLAQNYQVVAVLKGAPTVIASPEGNIYLNPTGNPGLASGGTGDVLTGMIGGLLAQGLPPLDAARAGVYLHGLSADLAIVEKSIPGLSATDLISYLPQTLSRMTKISGQKTD
- a CDS encoding alcohol dehydrogenase catalytic domain-containing protein, with translation MQALVYDEKKIRLIRDYPEPKASAGEALIRLILAGICRTDLEISRGYMDFRGVLGHEFVGVVEESEDKSLIGKRVVGEINARCGRCSYCQRGLGNHCPERTVLGILKRDGCLADYFLLPPKNLHLVPDSVPDEAAVFTEPLAAALQSLEQVHIKPTDLCVVIGDGKLGLLVAQVVSLTGCELLVTGHHQDNLDILNRLGIQTKVAAAQPLEKKVDVVIECSGRPEGLRQALNLLKPRGKLILKSTFAAQNGSPPFNPAQLVIDEITLIGSRCGPFGAALRLLNRGLVETSSLISAIYPLDEAEAAFTKAGGKGILKVLLRP
- the ruvA gene encoding Holliday junction branch migration protein RuvA; this translates as MIVTLEGNLIHKSPTYIILETGGIGCGLHIPLSTYHKLPQISERVRVFTHLSVKEDTLILYGFYSQEERDMFFKICSVTGVGPKGGLAILSALSVEEIKKAISEKDMVALTAISGIGKRTAERIIFELKDKIDSAPLPRKEKREQIIQDGEEALISLGYEKSKAKQAVKKASERLEKTVSLEKLIQEALKNIK